ACGCGAACCTGACGACTCAGGCCATCGCCGACGAGTTTGACAAGACCAAGGCGGTGTTACACTACCACTACGACACGAAAGACGACCTACTCGCCGCATTCCTGGAGTACCTGCTCGATCGATTCGCCGCCCACGCCGACGTCGATCACCACGAGGACCCCCGAAAGCGACTGCTCACGATCGTGGACCGTCTACTGTTCGGACGAGACGCCGACAACGAATCGAGCTACTGGGAGTTCCAGACCGCGATGCTGGCGGTCCGCGCCCAGGCACCCTACACGCCAGCCTACCGGGAGCAGTTCGCCGAAAACTACGGATTCGTCCACGAGACGGTCGCGGGGACCATCGCCGACGGAATCGATCAGGGCATCTTTCGAGACGCCGATCCCGAACGACTGGCAACGCTCGTACTATCGACAATCCAGGGCGCGCGCACTAACCGGATCGTACTCGATGACCCAGCCGTCACCAAAGAGACGCATGAGGCCCTCGTAACGTATTTCGACGCCGTACTGGTTCGTGACGGGGCGGACGGGCTCGTCGAATGAGCGAGGGCGAAACCAGCGACGATCCGGACCGTGGTACGGATCGCTCGACACGGTACGTCGCAGGGGCGCTCATTGCAGGTGTGTTCTTCGGTGGTATCGGTGGCGGGGTTGCCTTCCCGACGCTGCCCGCGCTCGGCGAAGTACTGGGTATCGCGCCGATCTTGGTCGGATTGATCCTCTCGGCCAACCGGATCGTCCGGCTCGTGATGAACACCCCCGCGGGCCAGATCCTTGATCGACTCGGCACCCGCCGACCGATGCTCGTGGGCTTTCTGCTCCAAGGGTGTGCGCCGTTTGGCTACGTGCTCGGCATCCATTCGGGACTTGTCCCAGTGCTCGACGCTGGCGGTGTGTTCTTGCTCTCACGGGCGGTGTGGGGCTTCGGCTCCGCGTTCGTGTTCGTGGGCGCGTTCAGCACCATCACACGGGTCACGACCACCGAAAACCGTGGCAAGTGGGTCGGCTACATGCGGGGCGGCCAGAGTCTCGGCTTCCCGACAGGACTGGTCGTGGGCGGCCTTATCACCGACACGTTCGGTTACACGCCGGCCTTCCTCGCCGCCGGCGCTGCGGGCCTGTTCGCCTTCCTCGTCGCGTTCGCCGTGCTACCGAACATCCAGCCCACCACCGGTTCTCGGAGCGGGCTGACCGACCTTCCGAGAATGATCCGGGCCGACGTTCGCATCTTCACGGTCGGCGCGGTCAACTTCACCGTACGGTTGCTGTTCGCGGGTGTCCTCCTCTCGACGGTGGTACTCTACGCCCAGCAGAACGGCATCGAAATCGCCTTCTTATCGGGAGTGGGCGCGAGCGGGATCGTGATGGCCCTTGGTGTGCTCTGTTCGAGCCTGACAACGGTAATCGTGGGTTCAATTTCGGATCGCCTCTCGAATCGTGCGCTCTTGACGCTGCCCGCGCTCGCGGTGTTCGGATGCGGATTCGCGCTGCTCGCGCTCGTGCCCACCTTGGCAAGCACACTTGCCGGCGTCGCGCTCATCGGCGTCGGCGTTGGAGGGTCGAACCCGCCGTTGCTCGCGTATCTGGGCGATATTAGTCCTGACAACGACACGGGCAAACTCGGTGGTGTCTACAACGTTTTCGGCGATCTCGGCTCCAGTGTCGGCCCGCTGGTTGCGCTGCCGCTCGCTGAGGTGGTGGGCTTCACCGTCGAGTACCTCGCCTGCGTCGGCCTGGTGGTCTTCGTCGGCGTACTCGTCGCCGCGACGTTGTTCGGTGAAAGCTCCACGGTCTCTTCTAGAGCCATCCCTGGTGACGACTGATTAGCAGTAGTCGGCTACGCCAATTCAGTAGTGATACTCCCGGCATCCCGATCTCAGCTGCGACGTTGAGTCGAAAGGCTTTAACTAACTAATCAGTTAACAGGCATACTGACTAACTAATCAGAATGTGTTATCACAATGAATGAGACGGAAACAGAAATCATGGAGGCGACATACCGTGCACTCTGCGAGCATGGCTACGCCTCGCTACGAATGCAGGACATCGCCGACGAAACCACCAAAACCAAGGCTGCACTGCACTACCACTACGACACTAAACACGAACTGCTGCTTGCGTTTCTGGAGTTCATCCACGAAGAGTTCGTCGAAAACCTCGAG
Above is a genomic segment from Halococcus salifodinae DSM 8989 containing:
- a CDS encoding TetR/AcrR family transcriptional regulator produces the protein MSDTAPADRSETQEAIMAATYRALCKHGYANLTTQAIADEFDKTKAVLHYHYDTKDDLLAAFLEYLLDRFAAHADVDHHEDPRKRLLTIVDRLLFGRDADNESSYWEFQTAMLAVRAQAPYTPAYREQFAENYGFVHETVAGTIADGIDQGIFRDADPERLATLVLSTIQGARTNRIVLDDPAVTKETHEALVTYFDAVLVRDGADGLVE
- a CDS encoding MFS transporter; the protein is MSEGETSDDPDRGTDRSTRYVAGALIAGVFFGGIGGGVAFPTLPALGEVLGIAPILVGLILSANRIVRLVMNTPAGQILDRLGTRRPMLVGFLLQGCAPFGYVLGIHSGLVPVLDAGGVFLLSRAVWGFGSAFVFVGAFSTITRVTTTENRGKWVGYMRGGQSLGFPTGLVVGGLITDTFGYTPAFLAAGAAGLFAFLVAFAVLPNIQPTTGSRSGLTDLPRMIRADVRIFTVGAVNFTVRLLFAGVLLSTVVLYAQQNGIEIAFLSGVGASGIVMALGVLCSSLTTVIVGSISDRLSNRALLTLPALAVFGCGFALLALVPTLASTLAGVALIGVGVGGSNPPLLAYLGDISPDNDTGKLGGVYNVFGDLGSSVGPLVALPLAEVVGFTVEYLACVGLVVFVGVLVAATLFGESSTVSSRAIPGDD